In a genomic window of Spirochaetota bacterium:
- a CDS encoding methionine adenosyltransferase — translation MAGKSYLFTSESVSEGHPDKVADQISDGVLDEHLKGDKFSRVACETLVTTDRIVVSGEITSTCKVDYEKVARDVAARIGYTDPDIGFDAKTCTVQIYVHAQSPDISQGVTEGQGLFKEQGAGDQGMMFGYAVAETEELMPMPISFANRLVKKLADVRRSGEVNFVRPDSKSQVTVQYENGKPTRVDAVVISTQHTPEVAYEAIREAMIESVIKKIIPAKLIDKNTKIYVNPTGRFVVGGPHGDTGLTGRKIIVDTYGGMGRHGGGAFSGKDPSKVDRSAAYMGRYIAKNVVAAGLAHRCEVQLAYAIGVADPVSVMVDSFGTGTIPDDEIEARIRKVFDMKPAGIIRTLDLLKPIFLLTAAYGHFGREEAAFSWEKTDKAQALK, via the coding sequence ATGGCGGGGAAAAGCTATTTATTTACCTCTGAATCAGTTTCCGAAGGACATCCCGACAAGGTCGCCGACCAGATATCGGACGGGGTGCTGGATGAACATCTCAAGGGGGACAAGTTTTCAAGGGTCGCCTGCGAGACGCTGGTAACGACCGACCGGATCGTGGTTTCGGGCGAAATCACGTCGACCTGCAAGGTCGATTATGAAAAGGTCGCGCGGGATGTGGCGGCCCGGATCGGGTATACCGATCCCGATATCGGCTTCGATGCCAAGACCTGTACGGTTCAGATCTATGTTCATGCCCAGTCCCCCGACATCTCCCAGGGGGTTACCGAGGGCCAGGGATTGTTCAAGGAGCAGGGCGCCGGCGACCAGGGAATGATGTTCGGGTATGCGGTCGCGGAAACCGAAGAACTCATGCCCATGCCCATAAGCTTTGCGAACCGCCTCGTGAAGAAGCTCGCCGACGTTCGCAGGAGCGGTGAAGTGAATTTCGTGCGCCCCGACTCGAAATCGCAGGTTACCGTCCAGTATGAAAACGGCAAACCCACCAGGGTCGATGCGGTGGTCATCTCCACGCAGCACACCCCCGAGGTGGCGTATGAGGCCATAAGGGAGGCCATGATAGAATCGGTCATTAAAAAGATCATCCCTGCCAAGCTCATCGACAAGAACACCAAGATATATGTCAATCCCACGGGGCGCTTCGTGGTCGGCGGGCCGCATGGGGATACCGGGCTTACCGGGCGCAAAATCATCGTGGACACCTACGGCGGAATGGGCCGGCATGGAGGGGGCGCGTTCTCCGGAAAAGACCCGTCCAAGGTCGACCGCTCGGCAGCGTACATGGGACGCTACATCGCGAAAAACGTTGTCGCGGCCGGGCTGGCGCATCGTTGCGAAGTGCAGCTCGCGTATGCGATCGGTGTCGCCGACCCGGTATCGGTCATGGTCGATTCTTTCGGTACGGGCACAATCCCGGATGACGAGATCGAGGCACGAATCAGAAAGGTGTTCGATATGAAGCCGGCCGGTATTATCAGAACCCTCGACCTCCTCAAGCCTATATTCCTGCTCACTGCCGCATACGGGCATTTCGGGCGTGAAGAGGCCGCGTTTAGCTGGGAAAAGACGGACAAGGCACAGGCGCTCAAGTAA
- a CDS encoding triose-phosphate isomerase, with protein sequence MERREIFAGNWKMYTTHTEALDLARGIIGGLGEAGKREVVLFPPSVHLREVAGLCAGTPVRAGAQNMYFEKEGAFTGEISPAMVKDSGARTILIGHSERRHVFGETDELVNKKVRAALEWGLEPMVCVGELLEDREAGRGESVVRAQVEKAFAGISAAQMKSIVIAYEPVWAIGTGKVATPEMAEAMHAVIREVLAGGHPAGIADAMPVLYGGSVKPDNIAGLYRMKNIDGVLVGGASLKTASFLDIVHVK encoded by the coding sequence ATGGAGCGCAGGGAGATTTTTGCCGGCAATTGGAAGATGTACACCACGCATACCGAGGCGCTCGACCTCGCCCGTGGCATAATCGGCGGACTTGGGGAGGCAGGGAAGCGGGAGGTCGTTCTTTTTCCGCCCTCGGTGCATCTTCGGGAAGTCGCGGGCCTGTGCGCGGGCACGCCCGTACGCGCGGGTGCGCAGAACATGTATTTCGAGAAAGAGGGCGCATTTACGGGCGAGATATCGCCGGCCATGGTCAAAGACAGCGGAGCCCGCACTATTCTCATAGGCCACTCCGAGCGCAGGCACGTCTTTGGCGAGACCGATGAACTGGTCAATAAAAAGGTACGCGCGGCCCTGGAATGGGGCCTGGAACCCATGGTGTGCGTAGGGGAGCTCCTTGAAGACCGGGAGGCGGGTCGCGGCGAGTCGGTCGTGCGCGCCCAGGTCGAAAAGGCGTTCGCCGGGATCTCCGCGGCACAGATGAAGTCGATAGTTATCGCCTATGAGCCCGTATGGGCGATAGGGACGGGAAAGGTCGCGACCCCGGAAATGGCGGAAGCCATGCACGCGGTAATCAGGGAGGTCCTGGCGGGGGGCCATCCGGCCGGGATCGCGGACGCGATGCCGGTGCTTTACGGCGGTTCGGTCAAGCCCGACAATATCGCGGGACTATACCGCATGAAAAATATCGATGGGGTTCTGGTGGGTGGTGCCAGCCTTAAAACGGCCTCATTCCTGGACATAGTGCACGTAAAGTAG
- the gap gene encoding type I glyceraldehyde-3-phosphate dehydrogenase: MSIRIGINGFGRIGRNILRIIMENASTSKELEVIGINDLTDAATLAHLFKYDSIFGIFPGEVKHGQNSIFVSGREIKIYSEKDPGSLPWKADAVDVVIESTGRFTDRDKAAAHIDAGAKKVIISAPAKGEDITIVLGVNEDKYNAAEHHVISNASCTTNCLAPIVKVLHDSFGVEKGLMTTIHSYTNDQRILDFPHKDLRRARAAALSMIPTTTGAAKAVTLVLPELKGKLDGLALRVPTPDVSIVDFVCTVKTRTSREDVRAALKTAANGKLKGILDVSELPLVSVDFLGNPHSSIVDAESVYVVDGNLVKVLSWYDNEWGYSSRVVDLAKYIMK, from the coding sequence ATGAGCATCAGGATAGGTATTAATGGATTCGGCAGGATCGGGCGCAATATACTGCGCATCATCATGGAGAATGCATCGACGAGCAAGGAGCTCGAGGTCATCGGGATCAACGATCTCACCGACGCGGCGACACTGGCACACCTGTTTAAATACGACTCCATATTCGGGATATTCCCGGGCGAGGTGAAACACGGCCAGAATTCCATATTCGTGAGCGGGCGCGAGATCAAGATTTATTCCGAGAAGGATCCGGGATCGTTGCCGTGGAAAGCCGACGCCGTCGACGTCGTGATCGAGTCGACCGGGAGGTTCACCGACAGGGACAAGGCCGCGGCGCACATAGACGCGGGGGCGAAAAAGGTCATCATCTCGGCGCCGGCGAAAGGTGAGGATATCACCATCGTCCTGGGCGTGAACGAGGATAAGTACAACGCCGCCGAGCATCACGTCATCTCGAACGCGTCCTGCACCACGAACTGCCTCGCGCCCATCGTGAAGGTGCTCCATGACAGCTTTGGCGTCGAAAAGGGGCTCATGACCACGATACATTCCTACACGAATGACCAGCGGATCCTGGACTTTCCTCATAAAGACCTGCGCAGGGCCCGTGCCGCCGCCCTTTCGATGATACCCACAACGACCGGCGCCGCAAAGGCCGTCACCCTCGTGCTTCCCGAGCTTAAGGGTAAGCTCGACGGGCTCGCGCTGCGCGTACCCACCCCCGACGTTTCCATCGTCGACTTCGTCTGCACGGTCAAGACCAGGACCAGCAGGGAAGATGTCAGGGCCGCGCTCAAGACCGCCGCGAACGGCAAGCTCAAGGGCATACTCGACGTCTCCGAGCTGCCCCTGGTATCGGTGGATTTCCTGGGTAATCCCCATTCTTCCATTGTCGATGCCGAATCGGTTTACGTGGTGGATGGAAACCTGGTCAAGGTTCTCTCGTGGTACGATAACGAATGGGGCTATTCCAGCAGGGTCGTGGATCTCGCGAAATACATCATGAAATAG
- a CDS encoding type II toxin-antitoxin system RelE/ParE family toxin, producing the protein MKRSIIFYRMDDGKCPVEDFIDSLSDKIAQKVIAVFKLIEDADLVSSKFFKKLSGSDLWECRITWKSDIFRFLGFFDKNNIVILTNGFQKKTQKTPLSEIDRAVKYMYEYKRRNKK; encoded by the coding sequence ATGAAGCGAAGTATAATTTTTTATCGTATGGATGATGGTAAGTGCCCAGTTGAGGATTTTATAGATAGTTTATCTGATAAAATCGCTCAAAAGGTTATCGCTGTATTTAAATTAATCGAAGATGCTGATTTAGTCTCTTCTAAATTTTTCAAGAAATTATCTGGCTCTGATCTGTGGGAATGTAGAATTACGTGGAAATCGGATATTTTCAGGTTTCTTGGTTTCTTTGATAAAAATAATATTGTGATTTTAACTAATGGATTTCAAAAGAAAACACAAAAAACTCCGTTATCTGAAATAGATCGAGCTGTAAAGTATATGTATGAATATAAAAGGAGAAACAAAAAATGA
- a CDS encoding XRE family transcriptional regulator, which yields MSDVEKYIAKREKKTPGFRKAVMEEYDNLRIGSQIKLLRTKKGMTQEEFAKKLKTTKSAVSRLENHAESMRLSTLEKVADVLGKKLVVNFK from the coding sequence ATGAGCGATGTCGAAAAATATATAGCAAAACGTGAAAAGAAAACTCCCGGTTTTCGTAAAGCTGTCATGGAAGAATATGATAATCTTAGAATTGGTTCACAAATTAAATTGTTGAGAACCAAAAAGGGAATGACTCAAGAAGAATTTGCAAAAAAGCTGAAAACAACAAAAAGTGCAGTCTCAAGACTTGAGAATCATGCTGAAAGTATGAGGTTATCTACTCTTGAAAAAGTTGCTGATGTTTTGGGCAAGAAGTTAGTAGTGAACTTTAAGTGA
- the secG gene encoding preprotein translocase subunit SecG — protein sequence MTILASVATVLFIILSALLIIIILLQTDKSAGMGILGGSSQSTFGSSTADVITKITTVMVAIFMLGSLGLAMLESYKAKSLERGLATEGAKSGVLEDADKVSADAQKPEDASGREAK from the coding sequence ATGACTATTTTAGCATCGGTAGCCACCGTATTATTCATTATACTCAGTGCGCTCCTGATAATCATTATACTTCTGCAGACCGATAAAAGCGCCGGAATGGGCATACTCGGCGGATCGAGCCAGTCGACCTTCGGGTCTTCGACCGCGGACGTCATTACCAAGATAACCACGGTGATGGTCGCCATATTCATGCTGGGCTCCCTGGGTCTGGCAATGCTCGAGTCCTACAAGGCGAAATCGCTCGAGAGGGGCCTTGCTACGGAAGGGGCGAAATCCGGGGTTCTCGAGGATGCGGACAAGGTCTCGGCGGACGCCCAGAAGCCCGAGGATGCGTCCGGCCGCGAAGCGAAGTAG
- a CDS encoding ferredoxin: MAKEVYVDENECTGCELCVDSLPEVFEMTTEGVSKVHNSKGAPTEKIQEVIDSCPAECIHWKE; the protein is encoded by the coding sequence ATGGCGAAGGAAGTTTATGTAGATGAAAATGAGTGTACCGGGTGCGAATTGTGCGTTGATTCGCTTCCCGAGGTTTTCGAAATGACCACCGAAGGCGTCAGCAAGGTGCATAATTCCAAGGGCGCGCCCACAGAAAAAATCCAGGAAGTCATAGACAGCTGCCCGGCAGAATGTATCCACTGGAAGGAGTAA